A genome region from Bufo gargarizans isolate SCDJY-AF-19 chromosome 2, ASM1485885v1, whole genome shotgun sequence includes the following:
- the LOC122928764 gene encoding gastrula zinc finger protein XlCGF17.1-like, whose translation MRSREIQSEDNTREMSASSPSTGWSDDCTGSTREHLIPTYCDADDSVVAPDTYEKCAIIPVVPSDLQIKNLPSDPLKKTVMLNASHRSGAGSQRAQKGKKSFSCSECGKCFTHKYNFERHQIVHTGEKPYSCSECGKCFSHKSNLEIHQRHHTGEKPYSCPECGKCFTNKSNLERHQKMHTGEKPYSCSECGKCFSQKSSLDIDQLHHTGEKPYSCSECGKCFSQKSHLEIHQRHHTGEKPYSCSECGKCFSQKSSLESHQRHHTGEKPYSCSECGKCFSHKSNLEIHQRHHTGEKPYSCSECGKCFSQKSSLESHQRHHTGEKPYSCSECGKCFSRKNYLAEHLKIHTG comes from the exons ATGAGGAGCAG agagatccagtcaGAGGacaacaccagagagatgtccgcgTCCTCTCCTTCCACAGGATGGTCAG ACGACTGTACTGGGAGCACAAGAGAACACCTGATACCTACATATTGTGATGCAGATGATTCGGTTGTCGCACCAGATACATATGAAAAATGTGCCATTATCCCAGTTGTACCCTCAGACCTTCAAATCAAAAATCTGCCATCTGATCCTTTAAAAAAGACTGTTATGCTGAATGCAAGTCACAGAAGTGGTGCTGGATCCCAAAGAGCTCAGAAAGGGAAGAAGtctttttcatgttcagaatgtggcaaatgttttactcATAAATACAATTTTGAGAGGCATCAGAtagttcacacaggggagaagccgtattcatgttcagaatgtggcaagtGTTTTTCTCATAAATCAAATCTTGAAATTCATCAAAgacatcacacaggggagaagccgtattcatgtccagaatgtggcaaatgttttactaATAAATCAAATCTTGAGAGGCATCAGAAAatgcacacaggggagaagccatattcatgttcagaatgtggcaaatgtttttctCAGAAATCAAGTCTTGATATCGATCAATtacatcacacaggggagaagccgtattcatgttcagaatgtggcaagtGTTTTTCTCAGAAATCACATCTTGAAATTCATCAAAgacatcacacaggggagaagccatattcatgttcagaatgtggcaaatgtttttctCAGAAATCAAGTCTTGAGAGCCATCAAAgacatcacacaggggagaagccgtattcatgttcagaatgtggcaagtGTTTTTCTCATAAATCAAATCTTGAAATTCATCAAAgacatcacacaggggagaagccatattcatgttcagaatgtggcaaatgtttttctCAGAAATCAAGTCTTGAGAGCCATCAAAgacatcacacaggggagaagccgtattcatgttcagaatgtggcaaatgtttttctAGGAAAAATTATCTTGCTGAGCATTTAAAAATTCACACAGGTTAG